The Gillisia sp. Hel_I_86 genome has a segment encoding these proteins:
- a CDS encoding ABC-F family ATP-binding cassette domain-containing protein: MLNIHNLSISFGGEYLFDEITFRLGAGDRVGLIGKNGAGKSTMLKILSGEQEPDTGQIAKDKELKIGFLKQDIDFIQGRTVIEEAQQAFVEIKAIEKKIDYLNDQLATRTDYESDKYMDLIHDLTEITHQYEIIGGYNYQGETEKVLIGLGFERDKFDKLTDTFSGGWRMRIELAKLLLQSNDILLLDEPTNHLDIESIIWLESFLTNYPGCVIIVSHDKMFLDNVTNRTIEISLGKIYDYKKPYSKYLVLRQELREQQLASQKNQAKQIEQTEKLIEKFRAKASKASMAQSLIKKLDKVDRIEVDEDDNAVMNLRFPVSIQPGKIVIETEGIGKAYDKAQILEEIDLLIERGSKIAFVGQNGQGKTTLAKVIVGEIGHTGKLKLGHNVQLGYFAQNQADELDGEKTVLDTMIDAATESTRSKVRDMLGSFLFRGDEVSKKVKVLSGGERNRLALCKLLLQPFNVLIMDEPTNHLDIKSKNVLKEALNSFEGTLIIVSHDRDFLQSLTHSVYEFKDKKIREYLGDIDFYLDQRNAENMRAIEKKDKVQKEVSNNSNSKQSYNDQKKFKSLQNKLSNTEAKINKLEKEVKSKDLEMATDYNKAIAKPHFLETYKKKKKEIETLMKSWEQLQEELELIS, translated from the coding sequence ATGCTTAACATTCATAATTTATCGATATCATTTGGCGGGGAGTACTTGTTCGATGAAATTACCTTCAGGTTGGGGGCGGGAGACCGCGTGGGGCTTATAGGTAAGAACGGGGCCGGAAAATCGACGATGCTCAAAATTCTATCTGGCGAACAAGAACCGGACACCGGACAAATTGCCAAGGACAAAGAGCTTAAAATTGGGTTTTTAAAGCAGGATATAGATTTTATTCAGGGAAGAACGGTTATTGAAGAGGCGCAACAGGCGTTTGTGGAGATCAAAGCTATAGAGAAGAAAATAGATTATTTAAATGATCAATTGGCTACAAGGACAGATTATGAAAGCGATAAATATATGGATCTCATTCATGATTTAACCGAAATCACCCATCAATACGAAATTATTGGCGGATACAATTATCAAGGTGAAACCGAAAAAGTGCTTATTGGGCTTGGTTTCGAGCGTGATAAATTCGATAAACTCACCGATACTTTTTCTGGGGGATGGAGAATGAGAATAGAACTTGCAAAACTTTTGCTCCAGAGCAACGATATTCTATTGTTGGATGAGCCTACCAATCACTTGGATATAGAATCTATAATTTGGCTAGAATCATTTTTAACCAATTATCCGGGCTGTGTGATCATTGTATCTCACGATAAGATGTTCTTGGACAATGTAACCAATAGGACTATCGAGATCTCCTTAGGAAAGATTTACGATTATAAAAAGCCATATTCAAAATACTTGGTTTTACGTCAGGAATTAAGGGAGCAACAACTAGCTTCTCAAAAAAATCAGGCAAAGCAGATTGAGCAAACAGAGAAACTTATCGAGAAATTTCGTGCCAAAGCATCCAAGGCATCCATGGCGCAGTCTTTAATAAAAAAACTGGATAAGGTAGATAGAATTGAAGTAGATGAAGATGACAATGCGGTTATGAACTTGCGTTTTCCAGTTTCCATACAACCTGGTAAAATTGTTATTGAAACGGAGGGGATCGGGAAAGCCTATGATAAGGCCCAGATATTAGAAGAAATAGACCTGCTAATAGAACGAGGTAGTAAAATCGCCTTTGTAGGGCAGAACGGACAAGGTAAGACCACATTGGCTAAAGTAATAGTTGGCGAAATTGGACATACTGGAAAGTTGAAACTTGGGCATAACGTGCAGTTGGGATATTTTGCCCAGAATCAGGCCGACGAATTGGATGGCGAAAAGACGGTGCTGGATACCATGATAGATGCCGCTACAGAGTCTACTAGAAGTAAGGTTAGGGATATGTTGGGTTCATTCTTGTTTAGAGGGGACGAGGTTAGCAAGAAAGTGAAGGTGCTTTCTGGAGGTGAAAGAAATAGATTGGCGTTATGTAAGCTATTGCTGCAGCCTTTCAATGTGCTTATTATGGATGAGCCCACCAATCACTTGGATATCAAATCCAAAAACGTACTAAAAGAAGCGTTAAATAGCTTTGAAGGAACACTTATAATTGTTTCTCACGATAGGGATTTTCTTCAGAGCTTAACCCATTCTGTGTACGAGTTCAAGGATAAAAAGATCAGGGAATATTTGGGCGATATAGATTTTTATCTGGACCAGCGCAATGCTGAAAATATGCGTGCGATCGAAAAAAAGGATAAAGTTCAAAAAGAAGTTTCCAATAATTCGAATTCCAAACAATCCTATAACGATCAAAAAAAGTTTAAATCCCTTCAGAATAAATTAAGCAATACCGAAGCAAAAATCAATAAGCTGGAGAAAGAAGTGAAATCCAAAGACCTTGAAATGGCCACAGATTATAATAAAGCTATTGCAAAACCCCATTTTTTAGAAACTTACAAGAAGAAGAAAAAGGAAATAGAGACTTTGATGAAATCATGGGAACAGCTTCAAGAGGAGCTAGAGCTAATTTCTTAA
- the gldM gene encoding gliding motility protein GldM: MASGKQSPRQKMINLMYLVFIAMLALNMSKEVLTAFGLMNEKLTESNATTAQRNNAFLAGLDEKVTEQPAKYAPLKEKADKIHVLSENFNSYLETLKSDILADVKDKKEYEEMDKSNKLDELFFQSGRISPKGQEFLDQMSTYKNGVISTIGDEKGFDKIIQNVKDEFSTTSVKVDGTNVEWLKYRYEGFPLVASVTQLTQTQADIKSTESEILSAMLSGQLQSEVSLTNYEAIVVPSKTAFFSGENFKGKVVLGRVDNTLKFDNVIVNGKQVESSQAGQVVLDFPAGNVGEQEIKGEIQFKEGDSVVKIPITSSYAVIPKPNSAVISADKMNVVYRGVQNPMTISIPGVGNVSANAPGLRSAGGAGKYVMDVTNLQAREVTISVSGKLPGGETVSDRKSFRVKDIPRPVGTIRGEDGAVKMQRNSLEISEVGAILPDFDFELGLRVTGFSFKVSGQPTIKVNGGRLDSSSKAALRRAGRGETVQIFDIEAQLATNSGYKLKKVSPVFVELTN, encoded by the coding sequence ATGGCGTCTGGAAAACAATCACCAAGACAAAAGATGATTAACCTAATGTACCTGGTTTTCATTGCAATGTTGGCTTTAAATATGTCCAAAGAGGTACTAACCGCTTTTGGATTAATGAATGAAAAATTAACCGAATCCAATGCAACTACTGCTCAACGAAATAATGCTTTTTTAGCAGGATTAGATGAGAAAGTAACCGAGCAGCCTGCAAAGTATGCTCCTTTAAAAGAGAAGGCAGATAAAATACATGTGCTGTCTGAAAATTTCAACTCCTATCTGGAAACCTTAAAATCGGATATATTGGCCGATGTGAAGGATAAAAAGGAATATGAGGAAATGGACAAGTCCAATAAATTGGATGAGTTGTTCTTTCAAAGTGGAAGAATTAGCCCAAAGGGGCAAGAGTTCCTGGATCAAATGAGCACTTACAAGAATGGGGTAATTAGCACAATTGGTGATGAAAAGGGTTTTGATAAAATTATTCAGAATGTAAAAGATGAGTTCTCTACAACATCTGTTAAAGTAGATGGCACAAATGTGGAATGGTTAAAATACCGTTACGAAGGTTTTCCTTTGGTAGCTTCCGTAACCCAGCTTACACAAACTCAAGCAGATATAAAATCCACAGAAAGTGAAATTCTTTCGGCAATGTTATCCGGACAATTACAAAGTGAAGTTTCACTTACCAATTACGAAGCCATTGTAGTACCATCTAAAACCGCTTTTTTTAGTGGAGAGAATTTTAAAGGAAAAGTGGTTTTAGGAAGAGTGGACAACACACTTAAATTTGACAATGTTATTGTTAACGGGAAGCAAGTTGAAAGTTCTCAGGCAGGTCAGGTAGTATTGGACTTTCCTGCTGGTAATGTAGGAGAGCAAGAGATCAAGGGGGAAATTCAATTTAAAGAAGGAGACTCTGTAGTTAAAATTCCAATTACCAGTTCTTACGCGGTAATTCCCAAACCAAATTCTGCGGTAATATCTGCAGATAAAATGAATGTAGTATATCGTGGAGTTCAAAACCCAATGACCATCTCCATTCCTGGTGTAGGAAATGTAAGTGCTAATGCTCCTGGTCTTAGATCGGCTGGTGGTGCTGGAAAGTATGTGATGGATGTAACAAACCTACAAGCTAGAGAAGTAACCATTAGTGTAAGTGGGAAATTACCAGGCGGCGAAACAGTTTCAGATAGAAAGAGTTTTAGGGTTAAAGATATTCCAAGACCTGTTGGAACCATTCGTGGGGAAGATGGTGCTGTAAAAATGCAACGTAACAGTTTAGAAATCTCTGAAGTTGGTGCTATTTTGCCGGATTTCGATTTCGAATTAGGTTTACGTGTTACAGGATTCAGTTTTAAAGTGTCTGGACAGCCTACCATTAAAGTGAATGGAGGTAGATTGGATTCTTCTTCCAAAGCAGCTTTAAGACGTGCAGGAAGAGGGGAAACAGTTCAAATATTCGATATTGAAGCTCAATTAGCTACCAACAGTGGCTATAAACTTAAAAAAGTATCTCCCGTATTTGTGGAGTTAACAAACTAA
- a CDS encoding DUF983 domain-containing protein, whose amino-acid sequence MKFLQGTKLYSIFKGTCPVCQKESMYKESNPYKITRIFDMYERCSYCQTKYKMEPSFFFGAMYVSYALGVAVSVGAFIIAYVFIGGGLMTTFFAITLTLIVLMPIILRLSRNIWINMFLSYKEAA is encoded by the coding sequence ATGAAATTCTTGCAAGGCACCAAATTATACAGTATTTTCAAAGGTACTTGCCCTGTTTGTCAAAAAGAAAGCATGTACAAAGAATCCAATCCATATAAAATTACGCGCATTTTTGATATGTATGAGAGATGTTCTTATTGCCAAACTAAATATAAAATGGAACCTTCTTTTTTCTTTGGAGCTATGTATGTGAGCTATGCTTTGGGAGTTGCAGTATCTGTTGGCGCTTTTATAATCGCTTATGTTTTTATTGGGGGCGGACTAATGACCACCTTTTTTGCAATTACCTTGACTTTGATTGTTTTAATGCCAATAATACTTCGACTTTCCAGAAACATCTGGATAAACATGTTTTTAAGTTATAAAGAAGCCGCTTGA
- a CDS encoding NAD(P)/FAD-dependent oxidoreductase, with protein sequence MLDYIIIGSGLSGIAVAENLLSRGKKILVFDDDSQASSTVAGGIYNPIILKRFTLAWNANEQLDTALNFYSNLEKKLGVSLVHPLPIYRKFHSIEEQNNWFSAMDKPFLSRFLDEKLVSSINPYIPSSYSFGHVKETGVVHTELLIEKYRAYLTEINSFQEQTLDYNQFKANENFCEYKTWKAEKVIFCDGFGLKKNPYFNYLPLNGNKGEYLIIKAKDLKLEVAVKSSIFIIPLGEDLYKVGATYNNWDSTKEPTQEGKDYLVEKLNGFLKCDFEVVGQVAGIRPASKDRKPLIGKHPKYANLYCCNGFGSRGILIAPTVAAELIDCIEDSVALSEEIDINRYAKRYQAASL encoded by the coding sequence ATGTTGGATTATATTATTATAGGTTCCGGTTTAAGCGGGATTGCAGTGGCAGAGAATTTACTTTCCAGGGGTAAAAAGATCCTGGTATTCGATGACGACTCCCAAGCTTCTTCAACAGTTGCGGGGGGTATCTATAATCCGATAATCTTAAAGCGGTTTACCTTGGCTTGGAATGCCAATGAACAATTGGATACCGCTCTAAATTTTTATTCAAATTTAGAGAAGAAACTAGGTGTAAGCTTAGTGCATCCTTTGCCAATCTACAGGAAATTTCATTCTATAGAAGAACAGAACAATTGGTTTTCTGCGATGGATAAACCTTTCCTAAGCAGGTTTTTAGATGAAAAATTAGTGTCATCAATAAATCCATATATCCCATCATCGTATTCTTTTGGCCATGTTAAAGAAACAGGTGTGGTACATACAGAACTCTTGATTGAAAAATATCGGGCTTATTTAACTGAAATAAACTCATTTCAGGAGCAGACCTTGGATTACAACCAATTCAAGGCGAATGAAAATTTCTGTGAGTATAAAACATGGAAAGCTGAAAAAGTGATTTTTTGCGATGGCTTCGGTTTAAAAAAGAACCCCTATTTTAATTACTTACCATTAAATGGAAATAAAGGGGAATATTTAATTATTAAAGCCAAAGACTTGAAATTAGAGGTCGCGGTTAAATCTTCAATATTCATTATCCCTTTAGGTGAAGATCTTTACAAGGTTGGTGCTACTTACAATAATTGGGATAGCACAAAGGAACCAACCCAAGAGGGAAAAGACTATTTGGTGGAAAAATTAAATGGGTTTTTGAAATGTGATTTCGAGGTGGTGGGTCAAGTCGCTGGAATTCGTCCAGCTTCCAAGGATAGAAAGCCATTGATAGGAAAGCATCCTAAATATGCCAATTTGTATTGTTGTAATGGCTTCGGAAGTCGAGGAATATTAATAGCACCTACGGTTGCTGCTGAATTGATTGACTGTATAGAAGATTCCGTGGCTCTTTCCGAAGAAATAGACATAAATAGATATGCTAAACGATATCAAGCGGCTTCTTTATAA
- a CDS encoding efflux RND transporter periplasmic adaptor subunit, whose amino-acid sequence MRKIILSILGVILVIAAIFVAKAIIESNTKERPPAKKVVKTVYVQTVNNTTVPIVIPANGTVTALQKNTLFSEVEGIFRNSAKPFRPGQEYSKGQVLIRIDAAEYAANVRAAKSELYNKIAAVMPDLRLDYPDVYPKWEAYLNNFDVNKSLPPLPASSSEQENYFISGRGIVSGYYNIKNQETRLNKFIIVAPYNGVLTEALVTEGSLVRPGQKLGEFIDPSEYELEVAVRKSFSDLLEVGEQVALNNLEGTQQFKGVVSRVNSKIDSNSQTVQVFIKIKDAKVKEGMYLEANLEARDVEKALSIPRNLLVDKNKVYIVENNTLQLAKIDAVHFSSESVVITGLKDGTQLISAPVPGAFVGMPVEISDNSSVAKTN is encoded by the coding sequence ATGCGTAAAATTATCCTTTCCATACTAGGAGTGATTCTGGTTATAGCGGCCATTTTTGTTGCAAAGGCAATTATAGAAAGCAATACAAAAGAAAGACCTCCAGCTAAAAAGGTTGTTAAAACGGTTTACGTACAAACGGTCAATAATACTACGGTTCCCATTGTGATCCCGGCAAACGGTACTGTCACTGCTTTACAAAAAAACACTCTTTTTTCTGAAGTAGAAGGAATTTTTAGAAACAGCGCCAAGCCATTTAGGCCGGGGCAAGAATATTCCAAGGGTCAAGTATTAATAAGAATTGATGCAGCAGAATACGCTGCTAATGTACGTGCGGCCAAAAGTGAATTATATAATAAGATAGCGGCCGTAATGCCAGATCTTAGATTGGATTATCCCGATGTCTACCCAAAATGGGAGGCTTATTTAAATAATTTCGATGTTAATAAAAGCTTGCCCCCTCTTCCAGCATCTTCTTCAGAGCAGGAAAATTATTTTATTTCGGGGCGAGGGATCGTTTCTGGGTATTACAATATCAAAAATCAAGAAACCAGATTGAACAAATTCATTATAGTGGCTCCATATAATGGGGTGCTAACAGAAGCACTTGTTACAGAAGGCTCTTTGGTAAGGCCTGGACAAAAATTAGGGGAATTTATAGATCCTTCGGAATATGAATTGGAAGTTGCTGTAAGAAAATCCTTTAGCGACCTATTGGAAGTGGGAGAGCAAGTTGCCCTCAACAATCTTGAAGGAACACAGCAATTTAAGGGTGTGGTGAGCAGGGTAAACAGCAAAATAGATTCCAATTCCCAAACCGTACAGGTCTTTATAAAAATAAAAGATGCAAAGGTAAAAGAGGGAATGTACCTTGAAGCAAATTTGGAAGCCAGAGATGTGGAAAAGGCCTTATCTATCCCAAGAAATCTACTGGTAGACAAAAACAAAGTATATATAGTTGAAAACAACACCTTGCAATTAGCTAAAATTGATGCAGTACATTTTTCATCGGAATCTGTTGTGATAACAGGATTAAAAGATGGCACCCAATTAATCTCTGCACCGGTTCCAGGTGCATTTGTGGGGATGCCGGTGGAAATAAGTGATAATTCCAGTGTAGCTAAAACCAATTAG
- a CDS encoding efflux RND transporter permease subunit produces MRKIISYFIKFEVAVNVVIFAFVIFGVIGVLNMKSSFFPLVDSKIITINVAYPGSSPEEIEEGIILKIEDNLKGLVGIDRVTSTARESGGSITVEIEKGENIDALLAEVKNAVDRVPNFPSGMEPLVVAKQEQIRPTISFAVSGENIPLATLKQISQQIENDLRAIDGISQISISGYPDEEIEIAVSQEDLLAYNLTFEEVAATVANANILSTGGTIKTNAEDYLIRANNRSYYGDALNDLVVRASTSGQTVRLGDIAEIRDRFSETPNATYFNGNNSVNIQISNTNSEDLVSTAEKVHEYIEDFNEKNTNVRLDVVSDSSITLNQRTLLLLENGFIGILLVLFFLSFFLNTRLAFWVAFGLPVAFLGMFIFAQQFGVTINVLSLFGMIIVIGILVDDGIVISENIYQHYEMGKTPVKAAIDGTMEVVPPIISAIITTVLAFGTFLFLDSRIGEYFGEVSTVVILTLTVSLVEALIILPAHIAHSKALKRDTGNGRENKKGMAKVFNKLRGFNRTGDKIMSYLRDKTYSPILKFVLKQQILSFSILLVFLILTIGAIGGGWIRVTLFPSIASDRVSIDLLMAEGTNPAKTDSIISMVEAAAWRVNEDYTSRQSGNKQVVENIIKQVGPGNNKASLQVNLLPGEERDFGSPEITNSIREEVGPVFGVESLTFGSGGNFGGSPVSVSLLGNNISELEAAKEELKATLEDNSLLKDVTDSDPKGIKEIDIKLKNNAYALGLDLNSVMRQIRNAFFGAQAQRFQRGQDEIRVWVRYDLEARSSITQLDDYRLLTPSGNRVPFREIATYEIVRGTESISHLDGKREIRVTADMEDPNGSATDILQDIQDNIMPDILAQYPSLSVSYEGQNREAGKLSSSANKVLPIVLFLIYATIAFTFRSYSQPLLLMLMIPFSVIGVAWGHWIHGFPINVLSALGIIALIGIMVNDGLVFIGKFNSFLVEGMKFEKALYEAGRSRFRAIFLTSITTIAGLAPLIFEKSRQAQFLKPMAISIAYGIGIATVLTLVLLPLFLSISNNIKVGSIWLATGKKVENEEVERAIKEQKEKEVHEAHH; encoded by the coding sequence GTGAGAAAAATCATCAGTTATTTTATAAAGTTTGAAGTTGCCGTAAATGTCGTGATCTTTGCTTTTGTGATTTTTGGGGTCATAGGCGTTTTAAATATGAAATCTTCCTTTTTTCCTTTGGTGGATTCAAAAATCATTACCATAAATGTTGCCTATCCAGGTTCTTCCCCAGAAGAGATAGAAGAGGGGATTATCCTTAAGATCGAAGATAATTTAAAAGGTTTGGTAGGGATAGACCGGGTAACCTCCACAGCCCGGGAAAGTGGTGGATCTATAACCGTGGAAATCGAAAAAGGGGAAAATATCGATGCCCTGCTTGCGGAAGTTAAAAATGCAGTAGATAGGGTACCAAATTTTCCTTCGGGAATGGAACCTTTGGTGGTTGCAAAGCAAGAGCAAATAAGGCCCACAATTAGTTTTGCCGTTAGTGGGGAGAATATTCCGCTGGCTACTTTAAAGCAAATAAGTCAGCAAATAGAAAATGACCTCCGAGCGATAGACGGAATTTCCCAAATTAGTATTTCAGGATATCCTGATGAGGAAATTGAAATAGCTGTTAGCCAAGAAGACCTTTTGGCGTATAACCTTACGTTCGAGGAAGTAGCTGCCACTGTGGCAAATGCCAATATTCTTTCTACTGGGGGAACCATAAAAACCAACGCCGAGGATTATTTGATAAGAGCAAATAACCGCTCTTATTATGGCGATGCTTTAAACGACCTAGTGGTACGTGCCAGCACATCCGGGCAAACAGTTCGTTTGGGGGATATCGCAGAGATTAGGGATCGTTTTTCTGAAACTCCCAATGCTACGTATTTTAACGGCAACAATTCCGTAAATATTCAAATAAGCAATACAAACAGCGAAGACCTTGTTTCTACGGCAGAAAAAGTTCATGAATATATTGAGGATTTTAATGAGAAAAACACCAATGTTAGGCTCGATGTAGTAAGCGATTCGTCAATTACCTTGAATCAGCGAACCTTGCTGTTATTGGAAAATGGCTTTATTGGAATCTTGCTGGTACTCTTCTTTTTATCCTTTTTTCTGAATACCAGATTGGCTTTTTGGGTAGCTTTTGGATTGCCGGTTGCCTTTTTGGGCATGTTCATTTTCGCCCAACAATTTGGGGTTACCATAAATGTGCTGTCCCTTTTTGGGATGATCATCGTTATTGGGATTTTGGTGGATGATGGGATTGTGATTTCAGAAAACATTTATCAGCATTACGAAATGGGGAAAACCCCGGTAAAAGCTGCGATAGATGGAACCATGGAAGTGGTGCCGCCAATTATTTCGGCAATTATAACTACCGTCTTGGCATTTGGGACCTTCTTATTCCTGGACAGTAGGATTGGAGAATACTTTGGCGAGGTTTCCACAGTTGTTATCCTAACCTTGACCGTTTCCTTGGTAGAAGCTTTAATTATTCTTCCTGCCCATATTGCACATTCCAAGGCCCTAAAAAGAGATACAGGGAATGGAAGGGAGAATAAAAAGGGAATGGCCAAAGTCTTCAACAAATTAAGAGGCTTCAATAGGACAGGAGATAAAATAATGTCCTACTTACGAGATAAGACCTATAGCCCGATACTTAAATTTGTATTAAAGCAGCAGATATTGAGTTTCTCTATTTTATTGGTGTTTCTTATCCTTACCATAGGCGCCATTGGAGGGGGTTGGATACGGGTTACTTTGTTCCCGAGTATTGCCAGTGATAGGGTTTCCATAGATCTTTTAATGGCCGAGGGCACGAACCCTGCTAAAACAGATTCTATTATAAGTATGGTAGAAGCGGCTGCATGGAGGGTAAATGAGGACTATACTTCTAGGCAATCCGGAAATAAACAAGTGGTGGAAAACATAATAAAACAAGTGGGGCCAGGCAACAATAAGGCTTCCCTACAGGTTAACCTTTTGCCGGGAGAAGAACGCGATTTTGGTTCCCCGGAAATCACAAACTCCATTAGGGAGGAAGTAGGGCCAGTGTTTGGAGTGGAAAGCCTCACATTTGGTTCTGGAGGAAATTTTGGGGGAAGTCCCGTTTCAGTGTCGTTACTTGGAAATAATATTTCTGAATTGGAGGCTGCCAAGGAAGAGCTTAAAGCCACTTTAGAAGATAACTCTTTGCTTAAGGATGTTACAGATAGCGACCCGAAAGGGATCAAGGAAATCGATATAAAATTAAAGAACAATGCATATGCTTTGGGGCTGGATCTTAACAGCGTGATGAGGCAAATTAGAAATGCGTTTTTTGGGGCGCAAGCACAAAGGTTTCAACGAGGACAGGATGAAATTAGGGTGTGGGTTCGGTATGACCTGGAAGCTAGGTCGTCTATTACCCAATTAGATGATTATAGGTTGCTCACTCCTTCTGGAAATCGTGTCCCTTTTAGGGAAATCGCAACTTACGAGATCGTTCGTGGCACCGAATCTATAAGCCATTTAGATGGGAAAAGGGAAATAAGGGTAACAGCAGATATGGAAGATCCAAACGGATCTGCAACAGATATTCTACAGGATATTCAGGATAATATAATGCCGGATATTCTCGCACAATATCCTTCATTATCTGTTTCCTATGAAGGCCAAAATCGCGAAGCTGGCAAGCTTAGTAGTTCTGCCAACAAGGTATTGCCAATTGTATTGTTTTTAATTTATGCAACCATCGCTTTTACTTTTAGAAGTTACAGTCAACCCTTGTTATTGATGCTCATGATCCCTTTTAGCGTAATTGGGGTAGCATGGGGACACTGGATCCATGGGTTTCCAATAAATGTGCTTTCAGCTTTAGGGATTATTGCCCTAATTGGGATCATGGTAAATGATGGATTGGTTTTTATAGGCAAGTTCAATAGCTTTTTGGTGGAAGGGATGAAGTTTGAAAAGGCGCTCTATGAAGCGGGCCGTTCCAGGTTTAGAGCAATATTTTTAACCTCCATTACCACAATTGCGGGATTAGCTCCCTTGATTTTCGAAAAGAGCAGACAAGCACAATTTTTAAAACCTATGGCAATTTCCATAGCTTACGGAATTGGGATTGCAACTGTACTTACATTAGTATTACTGCCCTTATTTCTTTCTATCAGTAATAATATTAAAGTAGGGAGTATATGGTTGGCCACCGGGAAAAAAGTTGAGAATGAAGAAGTTGAAAGGGCTATTAAAGAACAAAAAGAAAAGGAAGTTCATGAAGCACATCACTAA
- the gldN gene encoding gliding motility protein GldN — MKWNQILIGVFGLLVTGSVMGQANMLNATSPDQIGKLSEAEKLVKKESKPLPYGFVDDRDVLWSKNTWEIIDLDERVNFPMYYPIDTNNIGSNRRSLYDVLLTGIKSGKIKNIYADSYFNEKRTLNDISAAISKIDTTDLGVEQYNAGEEIDQQFIDRRDITSADIAEYHIRGMWYFDKRMAELKYRILGIAPVAPDVNFIDDEIPDLVELFWVWFPDAREVLFENNAFNGSNTAQSITFDHLLNARRFHGVIYKEDNVQGDREVDEYIAENAFMQLLESERIKERIRNFEQDMWNY; from the coding sequence ATGAAGTGGAATCAGATTTTGATTGGTGTTTTTGGATTGCTTGTTACCGGATCGGTAATGGGACAGGCAAATATGCTTAATGCTACCTCTCCAGACCAAATTGGAAAGTTATCTGAGGCGGAGAAGTTGGTGAAAAAAGAAAGTAAGCCATTGCCTTATGGCTTTGTAGACGATAGGGATGTTTTATGGTCCAAAAATACCTGGGAAATCATCGATTTGGACGAACGAGTGAATTTTCCTATGTACTATCCTATAGATACCAATAACATTGGATCTAATAGAAGATCTCTTTATGATGTTCTTCTCACAGGGATCAAATCTGGGAAAATCAAGAATATCTATGCCGATTCCTACTTTAATGAGAAAAGGACTTTAAACGATATTAGTGCTGCCATCTCTAAAATTGATACTACGGACCTTGGGGTTGAACAGTACAATGCAGGAGAAGAAATAGATCAGCAGTTTATTGATAGAAGGGATATTACTTCAGCAGACATTGCGGAGTATCATATTCGCGGAATGTGGTATTTCGACAAGCGTATGGCAGAATTGAAGTACAGGATCCTAGGAATTGCTCCAGTGGCTCCCGATGTGAATTTTATAGATGATGAAATTCCAGATTTAGTGGAGCTGTTTTGGGTTTGGTTCCCAGATGCAAGGGAAGTGTTATTTGAAAACAACGCTTTTAATGGAAGCAACACAGCACAATCCATAACTTTCGATCATTTGCTGAATGCCAGAAGATTCCATGGGGTGATCTATAAAGAAGACAATGTTCAGGGGGATCGTGAGGTCGATGAATATATTGCCGAAAACGCATTTATGCAACTCTTGGAATCTGAAAGGATCAAAGAGCGTATTCGAAATTTCGAACAAGATATGTGGAACTATTAA